Below is a window of Myroides profundi DNA.
CCATTTAAGTCTACTTGTTCTGTTTTAAAGAATTTAGTCTTATCCTCAATCTTATTCGCAAAGTCTTGGAACGCTACTAACATTTCTTCTGCAGTACCAAATATATCTAAGTGATCCGCCTCAGTAGAAGTGATACAAGTTGTATCAGGATACAATCTTAAAAAAGAACGATCAAATTCATCTGCCTCTACTACTGTTACTGTCTTCCCACTTCCTATTAGGTTAGTCTGATAATTCTCAACCACACCTCCGACAAATGCTGTTACATCAACACCTGCTTGAAATAATAGATGCCCTAGAATACTTGTTGTAGTAGTCTTACCATGTGTTCCTGCTACTGCAAAACAATAGGTATCCTTAGTTATCAAACCTAATACTTCAGAACGCTTACGAATATCAAAACCATTATCGATAAAATAATTCCATTCTGTATGTGTACTAGGTATCGCAGGAGTGACTACAACTAAAGTAGTTTCCTTATCCTTATACACCTCGTTTACTAACTCTAAATTATCTTCAAAGTGGATATCAATCCCAGCTTCTTTTAATTCATCTGTTAATTGTGTTGCAGTACGATCATACCCTGCAACATTCTTTCCTATAAATTTAAAATAACGAGCTAAGGCACTCATACCTATGCCTCCTATTCCTATAAAAAATACGCTCTTTATCTTACTTAATTCCATACTTAAATATTCATTATAGCTTCTACTTGATCTACTATATTTTTTGTTGCATTAGGTAAGGCTAACCTTCTAAAGTTAGTTCCTAACTTATTTTGCAACTCTTTATCTTCTACTAACGTAGTAAATGTTGGCAAGAACTGCTCTGCTAGCTCTGCTTCTTTTAGCAATATAGCTCCTTCCTCGCTTACGATACTCATCGCATTTTTAGTCTGATGATCTTCAGCTACATTAGGAGAAGGAATAAATATAACAGGCTTACCTACCAATGCTAATTCAGAAATAGAAGAAGCTCCTGCTCTAGAAATCACATAATCTGCTGCTGCATAAGCTAAGTTCATCTTCTCCACAAAAGCAGTTACTAATACTCCTTCTGTTTGATACTTTTTATACTCCTCATAGTACAACTTACCACATTGCCATATAACTTGTATATTCTTTCTCTTTATTTCTTCTAAATTCTCTTCAATCAATTGATTTATTCTTCTAGCTCCAAGACTTCCTCCTAAAACTAAAAGAATTTCTTTAGAACTATCTAATCCAAAAGAACGAATACCCTCTTCCTTCATAGAACTAACATCTAACAAATCATTTCTAACAGGGTTACCTGTCTTTATAATCTTTGACGCAGGAAAAAACCTTTCCAAATGATCATATGCCACACATATCTTATTTGCTTTCTTTCCTAATAACTTATTCGTTATACCTGGAAAAGAATTCTGCTCTTGAATTAATGTAGGTATATTCTTACCAGCAGCAACTTTCACTACAGCTCCACTAGCAAAACCACCAGTCCCAATTACTACATCTGGTTTAAACTTTTTAATTATTTTACCAGACTTCCATAAACTACTGATCAGTTTAAACGGAAACGCAAGATTATCTACAGTCAGTTTTCTCTGAATACCAGATATCCATAATCCCTCTATCTTATAACCTGCCTGTGGCACCTTCTGCATCTCCATTTTATTCTCAGCTCCTACGAACAAGATTTCAGCATCAGCATATCTTGCTTTAATCTCATTGGCAATAGCTATCGCAGGATAGATATGTCCTCCTGTTCCTCCTCCACTTAATATGACTCTCGGTGCGCGTTTCATTTATAATATTATTTCCTAAACTCTATTTTACTAATTCTTGATTTTGTCTAAACTCTTCTTGTTTACCCAGCTCTTCTTGCATACGCTCTTCCTCTTCCATTCTTTCCATTTCCTGCTTCTGTATCTCCTGTTCTTTTTTGGTAACACTTAGAATCACTCCTAACGAAATACAAGTCATCCAGATCGATGTTCCTCCACTACTAATCAGAGGTAATGTCTGTCCTGTTGTAGGCAGTAATGACACAGCTACTCCCATATTGATCAAGGCTTGGAATATAAAATAAAACCCTAACCCAGTAACCAACAACTTCCCAAATAAAGTCGGAGCCTTATGTGCTGCAATCAAAAACCTAAAGAACAAATACAGATAAAGAAACAATACTGATAGTCCTCCTACCATTCCATACTCTTCCACTATAATAGCATAAATAAAATCCGATGAAGACTGTGGTAAAAAGTTCTTCTGAACACTTTTCCCTGGGCCTTTTCCCATTAGTCCACCTGATGCTATAGCTATCTTAGCATTATCAACTTGGTAAAGATCTTTTCCTCCTTCATCTGCATTAGCGAATCTATCTATACGGCTTATCCATGTATCTACACGGTTAGGCATCGTTCCTTCAGGTAAAGCTTTTGCAGCCAAAACAAACAAGGTTACAAACAACATTCCTGCTCCAAAAATAGCTGCTAGATATTTAAAAGGATACTTCCCTACAAATACCAATATACCAACCATCAAGAAGATCAAAGCTGCTGTCGAAAAGTTAGCTGGAAAGATTAATCCAACTACAACCATAACCGGCAACCATAACTCTAATACTGAAGGCCAAAACTCAACTTTCTTATCTTGAATACTGACCAGGTACTGCGCTACATATCCAAGTACAACTACAGCTGCTATCGCAGATGGTTGTATCTGAATAACGCCTAAGTCTAACCATCTACTTGCATTTGCTCCACCTATAGTCTTACCTTGAATCAAAGTAAAGAACAGTAACACAATGGCTACTGGCATCATAAGAATGGACAATTGCCTAAAATACCTATACTCTAGTTTATGTGCTAAATACAATAACACAAAACCAATAGATAAGTGAGCAAAATGCTTAAACAAATAAGAGAATGTAGACTTCCCTGTACCAATCGTATAAACTAAGTTAGTACTCGCACTATATACAGGTACAAACGAAAACAAGGCCAGTAAAAATATTACTGTCCATATATGTTTATCCCCATATAAATTAGCAACTAACTTTTTCATTTTCTATTTATAGATTATTTACTTCTGCCTTAAACTGATGTCCTCTATCTTCATAATTTTTAAACAAATCAAAACTTGCACAGGCTGGTGATAACAATACTGTATCTCCACTCTCAGCCAAGCGTTGTGCCATCTTCACAGCATCAGCCATACTCTGAACTTCGATTAGTGTATCTACCACCTGTTCATAAGCCGCTTTTATCTTACTATTATCTACTCCTAAGCAGATAATACTTTTTACTTTCTCACGAACTAAAGGCATTAACTCATCATAATCATTTCCTTTATCCACACCTCCAACAATCCAAACTGTTGGTGTCTTCATGCTTTCTAACGCAAAAAAAGTAGCATTGATATTAGTCGCTTTAGAATCGTTTATATACTGAACATTCTCTACTTTCATCACCTTCTCTAAGCGATGCTCAGCGCCCTGAAAATCAGACAAGCTCTCTCTAATACTTTGCTTTCTTATTCTTTTTAATTGTGCCACAGCAGTAGCTGCCATAGCATTCTTAACATTGTGCTTTCCTTCAACACCCAATTCGCTAATTGGTAATATCAGTGTTTCCTTGTCCATAGCCACTACAATATTTTGCCCTTCTAAATAAGCTCCGTACTCTAACTTTTTAGTAATAGAGAATGGTACTCTTTTAGCAGCAGTTTTATTATTAGTTAACCAACGTTGAATCTCCACATCATCATCATCATAGATTAGATAATCCTCTTTAGTCTGATTCAATGTAATTCTAAACTTAGCATTGATATAATTTTCATATTTATAATCATATCTATCTAAGTGATCTGGACTAATATTAGTAATAACAGCAATATGAGGTCTAAACTTGCGTATGCCATCTAATTGAAAACTACTCAATTCTAACACATAACACTTTTCAGGATTCACAGCTACCTGTTTAGCATAGCTATCTCCTATATTTCCCCCAATACCAACGTTCAATCCTCCCTTACTCAATAAATGATAAGTAAGCATAGTCGTTGTTGTTTTCCCATTACTACCTGTAATAGCGACAGATGGTTCTGTATTAAAAGTATAAGCAAACTCTATCTCCGAAATCACATCGATATCTGCTGCTAATGCTTTTTGAATAATAGCTACTTTATCTGGTATCCCAGGGCTTTTCACGATTATATCACCACTTAATATTTCTATCTCTGTATGTTTTCCCTCTTCCCAACGTATATTGAATTCATTCAGAACAGACTTATATTTATCTTCAATCTGTCCAAAATCAGAAACGAATACATCATATCCTTTAGTCATAGCTAGCACAGCTGTACCAACTCCACTTTCTCCTGCTCCTAATACAACTACTCTCATACTATCTTATTTTTAAAGAAACAATACAGAATATTCCTAACAATATTCCGATAATCCAAAAGCGAGTTACAATCTTACTTTCATGATATCCTTTCTTTTGGAAATGGTGGTGAAGTGGAGACATTAAAAATATCCTTCTTCCTTCCCCATATCTCTTCTTAGTATATTTAAAGTAACCTACCTGTAATACTACTGATAAGTTCTCTGCTAAAAATATTCCACATAATACTGGAATGATTAACTCTTTTCTTACTGCTATAGCTAATACTGCTATAATACCACCAATAGTTAAACTACCTGTATCTCCCATAAATACCTGCGCAGGATAGGTATTATACCATAAGAACCCTATCAATGCACCCATAAAGGAGGCTATGTAAATAGTCATCTCACCTGAATGAGGTATATACATTACATTCAGATAAGCTGATAGCACAACGTTCCCTGAAATAAACGCAAAAATTCCCAACACAAATGTTGAGATTGCTGACGTACCGGCGGCCAGTCCATCGATACCATCTGTTAGGTTAGCTCCATTAGATACAGCTGTCACAATAAAGATTACAACAGGTATAAAGATTAACCAAGTATATTTCTCTGCACCCTCTCCTAACCAACTGATTAAGATAGAATAGTCAAACTCATTGTCTTTTAAAAAAGGAATAGTCGTTGCTGTTGACTTTACATCATATCTACTAGCTACATCTTCAACTAATGCTCTATTCGCAGGCATTTCTCTAACCGTTACAGTAGGGCTAAAATAAAGTACTGCTCCTACGATTAATCCTAGTCCTACCTGTCCTATTACTTTGAATCGTCCTTTCAGTCCTTCTTTATCCTTTTTCTTCATCTTTAGATAATCATCTAAGAATCCGATAGTCCCCATCCATACTGTCGTTAACAAAAGTAATAGAACGTAAGTATTGTCAAGTTTTGCAAACAATAGAACTGGTATAAGAGTAGCTACAATAATAATTAGCCCTCCCATAGTTGGTGTACCTGCTTTTTCCTTCTGCCCTTCTAATCCAAGCTCACGAACAGTCTCACCAATCTGCATTTTTCGTAAATATTTGATAATTCTCTTACCGTAGATGATCGAAATCAGCAATGAGAATATCATAGCCATACCTGATCGGAAAGTGATGTATTGAAACATCCCCGCCCCAGGAATTTTGAAATAATCATCTAAGTACTCAAATAAATAATATAACATACCTTAAATCTCCCTTATTCTATTGTTCTAAAAATTCAGTTACAATCTCTAAATCATTAAAATGATTTCTTACCCCTTTAATCTCCTGATAAGTTTCATGTCCCTTACCAGCGATTAAAATAATATCACCAGCTTCTGCCTGCTGACAAGCTAATTTGATAGCTTGCTTACGATCCTCCACTACTATAGTCTTCATCGTATTCTGAGGCTCCACTCCTTTTTCCATTTCTTCTAAGATTACAACAGGGTCTTCGAAGCGTGGATTATCTGAAGTGAATATTACTTTATTACTCAGTTCTGACGCTATCTGTGCCATCTCTGGTCTTTTCGTTTTATCTCTATTACCTCCACATCCTACTACAGTGATTAGTTTCTCATTGTAGGTACGAATAGAGTTAATTGTTTCTATTACATTCTTTAATGCATCAGGTGTATGAGCGTAATCTACTATAGCAGTTACCTTTTTAGAAGATACTACGTATTGGAATCTTCCTGCTACACTAGTTAACTTGCTTACTTCTAATAAAGCATCCTCTTCACGCACTCCTAATTGGATAGCTGCTGCATAAACAGCCAATAGATTAGAAGCATTAAACAAGCCTATTAATTGAACCCAAATCTCACGTTGATTAATTTTCATTAACATCCCAGAGAACTGACTTTCTAATACTTCAGCTTTATAATCAGCTACATTCTTAAGACCATAAGTCTTGATAGTTGCACCTGTATTTTGGGTCATAATCAACCCATTTTTATCATCTACATTTGTTATTGCAAAAGCACCTTTAGGCAATTGATCAAAGAAAGCTTTTTTCGCATTTCTATATTCAGCGAACGTTTTGTGATAATCTAGATGATCGTGTGTTAGGTTAGTAAATATCCCTCCATCAAACTCTAGACTATGTGTACGCATCTGTACAATACCATGCGAACTAACTTCCATAAAACAGTACTCACATCCAGCTTCAACCATCTCATTTAAATAATGATTGATCGTAAGCGAATCAGGTGTAGTGTGCGTAGCATTATAATCTACATCTCCTACTTTTATAACTACAGTAGATAATAAACCTACCTCATATCCTAAGTTTTTAAACAACGTATACAAAAGAGTAGCTATAGTTGTTTTTCCATTTGTACCTGTTACTCCAACTAATTTTAATTTAGAAGAAGGGTTGTCATAAAAATTACTAGCAACGATGGCTAGTGCCTTATTACTATCTTCCACTAATATATAGGTAACTCCTGACTGGATATCCTCTGGCAATCTCTCACATATAACAGCACTAGCACCATCTTTAATCGCTTGTGAGATATAGTCATGACCATCTACTACAGTACCAGGTATAGCTACAAATAGAGTCCCTTTTGAAACTTCACGTGAATCAAATGCAATCTTGGTCACAGTAAGTTCTAAATCACCTCCTGTAACAGATATCATTTTTGCTTTGTATAATAATTCGTTTAACTTTTTCACGATAGTTCTAATACTACTTTTTGATTCTTAATTATTTTTTGTCCAGCTATTACAGACTGTTTCTTTATTTTTCCTATTCCTTTTATTTCTACTTTTAAACCTAAGTTTTCTAATAGAGGTACTGCGTCCATTGCATACATTCCTCTCACATCAGGCATAACTTCAAGATTATCCATTACTTTCTCATGATAATCTTGGTAACTTGTTCTCACATTAGACGGTACTTCATCTATATTGCTCAAACTTGTTGTTGTAGGCACATCCGTATATATCTTCTGTGCTATACGTTTAAATACAGGCCCAGACACATCCGCCCCATAATAACTCTTCGTTCTATCTGGTTTATGTATAATCACTATACATGAATATTTCGGATTCTCCGTTGGGAAGTATCCCGCAAAAGAAGAAGAATAATACATATCCTTTCCTTTTCCTTTCCCATAATTTACCTGAGCAGTTCCCGTTTTACCCGCCATTGAGAAATTAGGAGAACCTACTTTTCTACCTGTCCCTTTTATAACTACATTAGTCAATACTCCTTGTACCTGTTTAATAACTTCTGGAGAAGCAATCTGAGGGTTTAAAACCTCTGGTTCAAACTTCACCACTGTTTTATTAAACTCTTTTACTTCTGAGACAAACATTGGTTTTACCATCACCCCATTATTTGCCACTGCATTATACAATGTCAAAGTATGTAAAGGTGTTATCGAAATCCCATACCCAAAAGCCATCCAAGGCAACGCTAATCCACTCCACCCTTTTTTACCAGGTTTTGGTATATAAGGTACACTTGCTCCTTTAATAGGTATATCTAATGCCTTATCCATACCTAGAGTAGATAGATAATTAGTGAACTCACTAGGCTTATCTTTAAATCCTTCGTTCACAGCTTGAGTGATCACAGTGTTTGATGACACCTCTATCCCTCTCGCTAGCGAAATCTTTCCATATCCTCCCCATTTAGAATCCCTCACTCTTGCATTATAAAACTTTACCACACCATCATTCGTATCATATATCCTAGCAGTATCACTTTTCCCTTTTTCTAAAAGAGCAAGTAATGATGCTAGTTTAAACGTAGAACCAGGCTCGTGTTTCTCTCCTACAGCATAATTAATTGTTTCATAATAATTACCACTTTCAGATCGTCCTAAATTAGAAATAGCTTTAATAGCACCAGTTCCAACTTCCATCACTACCACACATCCATGATCTGCACTATAATACTCTAATTGTTTTAGTAGTGCATGGTGAGCGATATCTTGTATATAAACATCAATGGTAGATACGATATCTTGTCCATCGATAGGTTCTATCTCATTTTCATCATTAATAGGCTTCCATTGATCCTTACCAAGACTTTGCATCTTTCTACGACCATCTACTCCACTTAAATAGGATGTAAATGCTCCTTCTATTCCTACTCGAGTGAAAGAATTATCCTCATTCTTTCTTTCATACCCGATTGTACGTTGTGCAATCTTACCTATAGGATGTTGCCTAATTGTTTTTTGCAGAGAAATAAGCCCTCCTTTATAAGGCCCTCTTTTTAAAAGAGGAAAGCTTTTAACTCTTACATATTGTGTATAACTAAGATCTTTAGCTATGAATACATATCTGTTTCCATTCTTTCTAGCCTTTCTAAGCATATTTTCATAATAGCTAGAAGGTTTCTGAAACATCACTCCTAAAGAATCAGACAACGGCTTCACATTCTCGTAAAAATCCTTCTCACTAGGTGCTAAACCATCAAAACGAATTTCAAAGACCGGTACAGAAGTCGCTAATAGACTTCCATCTGACGAATACACATTCCCTCTATTAGCAGGAATCTCTTCTATCTTTACTCTAGTTTTATCTTGAGCCTTAGCTCTTAGCTCCTTTCCTTCTATCCCCTGGATCTGTACTAATCTATAGATAATCCCTCCCGCAAAGAGTAAAACCAAAGCAGAGATAAGATATATATTCACATAAATATTCTTATTATTTAGCGCCATAACTTATCCCAAAAACTTTCTTTTTCTACTTCTCTTGTTACTTTGATCTTTGTCGCCGGTGTCTCTGAAGGAAATATTCCATCTTCTTCTAAATTCTTAGTGATAGTGGACTCCATCTTTAACTCCATTAACTCTGATCGTGTATCAACAAACTCTGCACGCAACATCTTCACTTCATGAGTTAGTTTTGCTATTTTAAATACTTTCGCCTCATACGACTGAGTATTACCAATCAACAATAAACTTAAAATGATTACATAAATAATAAATGCCCAAGTCTTAGCCGAATTCTCATTAACGAGAATCTTAGCTTTGATAATATCTCCTGGGCTACTTACTTTATTTTTCATTTTTTCTCGGCAATTCTCAATTTCGCAGAGCGAGCTCTATTATTTATTGCAATTTCTTCATCAGTTGGCAAGATCAACTTCCCTAACTGTTTCATCGGAACTTCAAATCTTCCGAAGAAGTCTTTTTCAGGTTCTCCTTCGAACATTCCGTTTTTCATAAATCGTTTCACTAAACGATCTTCTAATGAATGGTAAGAGATAATACTTAATCTCCCTTTCGGCTTCAAGACCTCTTGGCTTTGTACCAACATTTCTTTTAACACATCCATTTCCTGATTCACTTCTATTCGAATCGCTTGATATATCTGAGCCAAAATCCTAGCACTCTTATGAGCAGGCAAGAATCTAGCCAATACCTCTTTTAATTCATCTGTATTCCTGATAGGGTTGTCTACTCTCGCCTTTACGATTGTATTCGCAATAGCTCCAGCATTTTTTAATTCCCCATACATATAAAACATATTTCTAAGATCCGCTTCTTCATATTCATTCACCACGTTAAAAGCAGAAATATCTCCTGACTGATTCATTCTCATATCTAGCTCACCATCGAATCTTGTCGAGAATCCTCTCTCTGGCACATCGAACTGATGTGATGACACTCCTAAATCTCCTAACACCCCATCTACTTCTTTCACTCCATGAAAACGCAAATAACGTTTTAGATATCTAAAATTTTGATTGATCAAAGTAAACCTTGGGTCATCTAACGCATTTGCTAATGCATCCTCATCTTGATCAAATGCAAACAACTTCCCTTCACTTCCTAGACGGTTAAGTATCTCTCTAGAGTGTCCTCCTCCTCCGAATGTCACATCTACATAGACACCATTCGGATCAGTAATTAATCCATCAATACTCTCTGTCAACAAAACAGGTCTGTGATAACCGTATTCTTCTTTACTCATCAAAACTTATATTACTCATTACATCCTGAGCCAACTCTCCGAAATCAAAATCATCCACCTCTAGCGTTGCCTCGTACAATTTCTTATCCCAAATTTCCATTATATTCACCTTAGACGAAAAAACAAGATCCTTGCTTATTTGTGCAAAATCTATCAAGTCTTTCGCTATCAAAAGACGTCCTGCATCATCTATTTCAACATTCTTCACACCAGCCATAAAACGACGAATAAAAGCATCATTCTTTTTATCAAAAGGATTCAACTTTCCTATTTTACTCATCATTCTATCCCATTCCGCCATCGGCCATAACTCTAAACAGCTCTCAAAAACAGAACGTTTTAATACAAAACCATCGCCAATACCAGGCAACTGCTTCTTTAGAGAAGCAGGTACAAGCACCCTTCCTTTAGCGTCTATTTTGCATTCATATGTTCCGATTATTGCCATCTATGTACACCTATAAATATAATCTTAGCAAATGTAGTCAATTTTTTACCACAATTTACCACTTTTTCCCACTTTGTTGATAAGTTTTGAGTGTTAAACTAAATAATTCAAGTAAATAGGGTAATCAGCTGACTAATAGTCCTTAATTTTAAAATACAAATCACAATTCGAACCCTAGCTTTTGACCATAAAAACGCTTTTATCAACACCCATAAATTAGCATTTACGACAAGGCCAGAAGCGCTGAAATGGACAAATTCACACTTTTACAATAAATTATTACTCCTTTTAGAATTTTTCTCATATTTAAAAACGTATATTTGTGGGAATTTAAAAATCGCATTTAGAAACTACATGGAGCGAACTTTAAAAGA
It encodes the following:
- the murC gene encoding UDP-N-acetylmuramate--L-alanine ligase, with protein sequence MELSKIKSVFFIGIGGIGMSALARYFKFIGKNVAGYDRTATQLTDELKEAGIDIHFEDNLELVNEVYKDKETTLVVVTPAIPSTHTEWNYFIDNGFDIRKRSEVLGLITKDTYCFAVAGTHGKTTTTSILGHLLFQAGVDVTAFVGGVVENYQTNLIGSGKTVTVVEADEFDRSFLRLYPDTTCITSTEADHLDIFGTAEEMLVAFQDFANKIEDKTKFFKTEQVDLNGIKVGFGEDCTYRIENISIDNGWYVFDIITPNERIEGVRFGLPGRHNLSNALVAFAMAYNYGIDAKVLVDGLGSFKGVRRRFSYKIRRDDLIYIDDYAHHPTEIRAVSQAVHELYSNKKIVAVFQPHLYSRTRDFMSEFATALSTFDHVVLLDIYPARELPIEGVTSGALLDQMTSADKVVLQKEELLPYLKASKAELVLTIGAGDLGEMVEDIKKGLE
- the murG gene encoding undecaprenyldiphospho-muramoylpentapeptide beta-N-acetylglucosaminyltransferase, whose protein sequence is MKRAPRVILSGGGTGGHIYPAIAIANEIKARYADAEILFVGAENKMEMQKVPQAGYKIEGLWISGIQRKLTVDNLAFPFKLISSLWKSGKIIKKFKPDVVIGTGGFASGAVVKVAAGKNIPTLIQEQNSFPGITNKLLGKKANKICVAYDHLERFFPASKIIKTGNPVRNDLLDVSSMKEEGIRSFGLDSSKEILLVLGGSLGARRINQLIEENLEEIKRKNIQVIWQCGKLYYEEYKKYQTEGVLVTAFVEKMNLAYAAADYVISRAGASSISELALVGKPVIFIPSPNVAEDHQTKNAMSIVSEEGAILLKEAELAEQFLPTFTTLVEDKELQNKLGTNFRRLALPNATKNIVDQVEAIMNI
- a CDS encoding FtsW/RodA/SpoVE family cell cycle protein → MKKLVANLYGDKHIWTVIFLLALFSFVPVYSASTNLVYTIGTGKSTFSYLFKHFAHLSIGFVLLYLAHKLEYRYFRQLSILMMPVAIVLLFFTLIQGKTIGGANASRWLDLGVIQIQPSAIAAVVVLGYVAQYLVSIQDKKVEFWPSVLELWLPVMVVVGLIFPANFSTAALIFLMVGILVFVGKYPFKYLAAIFGAGMLFVTLFVLAAKALPEGTMPNRVDTWISRIDRFANADEGGKDLYQVDNAKIAIASGGLMGKGPGKSVQKNFLPQSSSDFIYAIIVEEYGMVGGLSVLFLYLYLFFRFLIAAHKAPTLFGKLLVTGLGFYFIFQALINMGVAVSLLPTTGQTLPLISSGGTSIWMTCISLGVILSVTKKEQEIQKQEMERMEEEERMQEELGKQEEFRQNQELVK
- the murD gene encoding UDP-N-acetylmuramoyl-L-alanine--D-glutamate ligase, yielding MRVVVLGAGESGVGTAVLAMTKGYDVFVSDFGQIEDKYKSVLNEFNIRWEEGKHTEIEILSGDIIVKSPGIPDKVAIIQKALAADIDVISEIEFAYTFNTEPSVAITGSNGKTTTTMLTYHLLSKGGLNVGIGGNIGDSYAKQVAVNPEKCYVLELSSFQLDGIRKFRPHIAVITNISPDHLDRYDYKYENYINAKFRITLNQTKEDYLIYDDDDVEIQRWLTNNKTAAKRVPFSITKKLEYGAYLEGQNIVVAMDKETLILPISELGVEGKHNVKNAMAATAVAQLKRIRKQSIRESLSDFQGAEHRLEKVMKVENVQYINDSKATNINATFFALESMKTPTVWIVGGVDKGNDYDELMPLVREKVKSIICLGVDNSKIKAAYEQVVDTLIEVQSMADAVKMAQRLAESGDTVLLSPACASFDLFKNYEDRGHQFKAEVNNL
- the mraY gene encoding phospho-N-acetylmuramoyl-pentapeptide-transferase, encoding MLYYLFEYLDDYFKIPGAGMFQYITFRSGMAMIFSLLISIIYGKRIIKYLRKMQIGETVRELGLEGQKEKAGTPTMGGLIIIVATLIPVLLFAKLDNTYVLLLLLTTVWMGTIGFLDDYLKMKKKDKEGLKGRFKVIGQVGLGLIVGAVLYFSPTVTVREMPANRALVEDVASRYDVKSTATTIPFLKDNEFDYSILISWLGEGAEKYTWLIFIPVVIFIVTAVSNGANLTDGIDGLAAGTSAISTFVLGIFAFISGNVVLSAYLNVMYIPHSGEMTIYIASFMGALIGFLWYNTYPAQVFMGDTGSLTIGGIIAVLAIAVRKELIIPVLCGIFLAENLSVVLQVGYFKYTKKRYGEGRRIFLMSPLHHHFQKKGYHESKIVTRFWIIGILLGIFCIVSLKIR
- a CDS encoding UDP-N-acetylmuramoyl-L-alanyl-D-glutamate--2,6-diaminopimelate ligase; protein product: MKKLNELLYKAKMISVTGGDLELTVTKIAFDSREVSKGTLFVAIPGTVVDGHDYISQAIKDGASAVICERLPEDIQSGVTYILVEDSNKALAIVASNFYDNPSSKLKLVGVTGTNGKTTIATLLYTLFKNLGYEVGLLSTVVIKVGDVDYNATHTTPDSLTINHYLNEMVEAGCEYCFMEVSSHGIVQMRTHSLEFDGGIFTNLTHDHLDYHKTFAEYRNAKKAFFDQLPKGAFAITNVDDKNGLIMTQNTGATIKTYGLKNVADYKAEVLESQFSGMLMKINQREIWVQLIGLFNASNLLAVYAAAIQLGVREEDALLEVSKLTSVAGRFQYVVSSKKVTAIVDYAHTPDALKNVIETINSIRTYNEKLITVVGCGGNRDKTKRPEMAQIASELSNKVIFTSDNPRFEDPVVILEEMEKGVEPQNTMKTIVVEDRKQAIKLACQQAEAGDIILIAGKGHETYQEIKGVRNHFNDLEIVTEFLEQ
- a CDS encoding penicillin-binding protein gives rise to the protein MALNNKNIYVNIYLISALVLLFAGGIIYRLVQIQGIEGKELRAKAQDKTRVKIEEIPANRGNVYSSDGSLLATSVPVFEIRFDGLAPSEKDFYENVKPLSDSLGVMFQKPSSYYENMLRKARKNGNRYVFIAKDLSYTQYVRVKSFPLLKRGPYKGGLISLQKTIRQHPIGKIAQRTIGYERKNEDNSFTRVGIEGAFTSYLSGVDGRRKMQSLGKDQWKPINDENEIEPIDGQDIVSTIDVYIQDIAHHALLKQLEYYSADHGCVVVMEVGTGAIKAISNLGRSESGNYYETINYAVGEKHEPGSTFKLASLLALLEKGKSDTARIYDTNDGVVKFYNARVRDSKWGGYGKISLARGIEVSSNTVITQAVNEGFKDKPSEFTNYLSTLGMDKALDIPIKGASVPYIPKPGKKGWSGLALPWMAFGYGISITPLHTLTLYNAVANNGVMVKPMFVSEVKEFNKTVVKFEPEVLNPQIASPEVIKQVQGVLTNVVIKGTGRKVGSPNFSMAGKTGTAQVNYGKGKGKDMYYSSSFAGYFPTENPKYSCIVIIHKPDRTKSYYGADVSGPVFKRIAQKIYTDVPTTTSLSNIDEVPSNVRTSYQDYHEKVMDNLEVMPDVRGMYAMDAVPLLENLGLKVEIKGIGKIKKQSVIAGQKIIKNQKVVLELS
- a CDS encoding FtsL-like putative cell division protein; protein product: MKNKVSSPGDIIKAKILVNENSAKTWAFIIYVIILSLLLIGNTQSYEAKVFKIAKLTHEVKMLRAEFVDTRSELMELKMESTITKNLEEDGIFPSETPATKIKVTREVEKESFWDKLWR
- the rsmH gene encoding 16S rRNA (cytosine(1402)-N(4))-methyltransferase RsmH, giving the protein MSKEEYGYHRPVLLTESIDGLITDPNGVYVDVTFGGGGHSREILNRLGSEGKLFAFDQDEDALANALDDPRFTLINQNFRYLKRYLRFHGVKEVDGVLGDLGVSSHQFDVPERGFSTRFDGELDMRMNQSGDISAFNVVNEYEEADLRNMFYMYGELKNAGAIANTIVKARVDNPIRNTDELKEVLARFLPAHKSARILAQIYQAIRIEVNQEMDVLKEMLVQSQEVLKPKGRLSIISYHSLEDRLVKRFMKNGMFEGEPEKDFFGRFEVPMKQLGKLILPTDEEIAINNRARSAKLRIAEKK
- the mraZ gene encoding division/cell wall cluster transcriptional repressor MraZ, with amino-acid sequence MAIIGTYECKIDAKGRVLVPASLKKQLPGIGDGFVLKRSVFESCLELWPMAEWDRMMSKIGKLNPFDKKNDAFIRRFMAGVKNVEIDDAGRLLIAKDLIDFAQISKDLVFSSKVNIMEIWDKKLYEATLEVDDFDFGELAQDVMSNISFDE